One window of Pseudomonadota bacterium genomic DNA carries:
- a CDS encoding helix-turn-helix domain-containing protein, with protein sequence MKWDVYNEHCPTRIVLDRIADKWAVLVVGALEDKTKRFGELRREIGGVSQKMLTQTLRGLERDGLVTRVVYASVPPKVEYSLTDLGRTLVRILEAIREWSENNIENVLKARDGYDTKAVSEIPDE encoded by the coding sequence ATGAAATGGGATGTATATAATGAACATTGTCCTACAAGGATTGTTCTGGATAGGATTGCCGATAAATGGGCAGTCCTCGTTGTCGGTGCGCTTGAGGATAAAACGAAGAGGTTTGGAGAATTGCGACGGGAGATTGGCGGTGTGTCGCAGAAGATGCTAACCCAGACGCTTCGAGGGCTTGAGAGGGACGGCCTCGTGACCCGTGTTGTTTACGCCTCGGTGCCGCCGAAAGTGGAGTATTCACTTACCGACCTCGGGCGTACGCTGGTGCGTATACTTGAGGCTATACGCGAGTGGTCAGAAAATAACATTGAAAATGTTTTGAAAGCCCGGGATGGATACGACACCAAAGCTGTGTCCGAGATACCTGACGAATGA
- a CDS encoding FIST C-terminal domain-containing protein, translated as MGAYIETGVGKTHTGKDADMGRKAAVEALTRLNRFKPTLTIVFASSELNIEEVSRGVAEIVGDCPIIGTSTAGEIADGYFSRSVVVAVIASPHLRIKTGIGRHVSSDYKKAVRQALAEAGVSEYFSPDHPLHQMLHMTTSRGAGVSPVFLIIFSPGATKKQASLSHDIHTELRKASVNRIPIFGGSSSDNFHFEANFQILNDMVYNDALVLAFVETDILFGLGTAHGFSPTTKRALVTKASGHIVHELDGRPAVEVCADLLGIPIEHLGDGVIWFSQFPFGTSDLYGNWLLNVPECVLPDGSIQFGPLMMNDQVLTLMRAARDDIVQAGLAAYNKAIHQGGLKKPSFAMMFSCALRKRLMGPDESKEMDLLRKKARIPVCGYYTFGEQGLSDDGLPVFQNQSVSTLVFSDELNPVTALMHKGKRIYYEFTSRLNKREAQMKIMSKINQIIQEETDVMHLVARLSDRLSSLFPWAVWRFYLPAENRNTFSIAETQDNDGFPVQINSKQIPSGFTSIFLDSQSRRFGILLLEKKTNIVLPEEEDMALAKTIARLIARGLQRIEVDRKLTNKLVQLEILNHLSNEISRSITTNTKLKNITRHIRRILKLSMVSLWLIDPAGEFLIKDAYDADKASKDIYSENDESLARWQIEHCQPISIADIPVNNCPVEISVPFATGFISLPISYKGQIRGILNLFWKKDKKLSFQYDRIQEDMEFLSGVTNQLAIFIENRYLQKHKTFLKEIHHRVKNNLQNVASILRMQIRRLDGISAEQALNDSISRIMSIAVVHETLCQGEIGMVDLQRLMDNVSRLSLAGQIEPRMTVDIQGPSMMIPSREATSLALIMNELIQNAARHAYKGQSEGKLSIILGEKENNVSLTVQDEGSGLPHGFNPDKDGNLGLTIVRTLVKDDLRGRFTLRGEGRTTACIVFPLLKNYYDLKL; from the coding sequence ATGGGTGCATATATTGAGACGGGTGTTGGAAAGACACATACAGGCAAGGATGCCGATATGGGCCGTAAGGCTGCGGTCGAAGCCCTTACACGGCTTAATCGTTTTAAACCGACGTTAACAATAGTGTTTGCCTCCTCAGAGCTTAACATTGAAGAAGTCAGCAGAGGGGTTGCCGAAATTGTCGGAGACTGTCCAATTATAGGCACGAGCACCGCAGGGGAAATAGCTGATGGGTATTTTTCGAGAAGCGTTGTCGTTGCCGTTATCGCCTCGCCGCATTTACGGATAAAGACAGGTATCGGCAGGCACGTTTCTTCTGATTACAAAAAGGCTGTCAGACAGGCATTGGCCGAAGCAGGGGTTTCAGAATATTTCAGCCCTGACCACCCTTTACATCAGATGCTGCACATGACAACATCAAGAGGGGCAGGGGTTTCACCTGTGTTTCTCATTATTTTCTCTCCGGGTGCAACAAAAAAACAGGCATCCTTAAGCCACGATATTCACACGGAACTCCGGAAGGCCTCGGTAAACCGTATTCCCATATTCGGAGGGAGTTCTTCCGACAATTTTCATTTTGAGGCAAATTTCCAGATACTTAATGATATGGTTTACAATGATGCCTTAGTCCTTGCTTTTGTGGAAACAGATATACTTTTCGGTCTCGGAACAGCCCATGGGTTTTCTCCTACAACAAAACGTGCATTAGTTACAAAGGCATCAGGACACATTGTTCACGAACTTGACGGGAGACCTGCAGTTGAGGTCTGTGCCGATTTGCTCGGCATACCTATTGAACATCTGGGGGACGGAGTGATCTGGTTCAGCCAGTTTCCCTTCGGTACCAGCGATTTATATGGCAACTGGCTCCTCAATGTTCCTGAATGTGTACTGCCCGATGGTTCTATACAATTCGGACCCCTGATGATGAATGATCAGGTACTTACGCTGATGCGGGCAGCCAGAGACGATATAGTTCAGGCAGGGCTTGCCGCCTATAACAAGGCCATCCACCAGGGAGGTTTAAAAAAGCCGTCTTTTGCAATGATGTTTTCCTGTGCCTTAAGAAAGAGATTGATGGGGCCTGACGAGTCAAAAGAAATGGACCTCCTTCGCAAAAAAGCCAGGATTCCTGTATGTGGATATTATACCTTCGGTGAGCAGGGTCTTTCTGATGACGGACTGCCGGTTTTCCAGAACCAATCGGTTTCAACGCTTGTTTTTTCAGATGAGCTGAACCCTGTTACTGCATTGATGCACAAAGGAAAACGCATTTATTACGAATTTACGTCGCGGCTGAACAAAAGAGAAGCTCAGATGAAAATAATGAGTAAAATTAATCAGATTATTCAGGAAGAAACCGATGTGATGCATCTTGTTGCCCGGCTGTCAGACAGGCTCAGCAGCCTGTTTCCCTGGGCAGTCTGGAGATTTTACCTGCCCGCAGAAAACCGGAATACCTTTTCGATAGCTGAAACTCAGGACAACGATGGATTTCCTGTACAGATAAACAGTAAGCAAATACCCTCCGGTTTTACCTCAATTTTCCTTGACAGCCAGAGCAGGCGGTTCGGGATATTGCTATTGGAAAAGAAGACCAATATTGTTTTGCCCGAAGAAGAAGATATGGCCCTCGCAAAAACAATAGCAAGACTTATTGCCAGAGGTTTGCAGAGGATAGAGGTAGACAGAAAGCTGACCAATAAACTGGTTCAATTGGAAATTTTAAACCATTTGAGTAATGAAATTTCACGGTCTATTACAACAAATACAAAATTAAAAAATATTACAAGGCATATCAGACGTATCCTCAAACTTTCAATGGTAAGTCTCTGGCTCATTGACCCTGCCGGCGAGTTCCTTATAAAAGATGCATATGATGCGGACAAAGCATCTAAAGATATCTATTCCGAGAATGATGAAAGCCTTGCGCGGTGGCAGATTGAGCATTGCCAGCCCATTTCGATAGCCGATATACCGGTAAACAACTGTCCGGTGGAGATATCTGTTCCCTTTGCGACAGGCTTTATTTCGCTGCCTATTTCATACAAGGGACAAATAAGAGGAATACTAAACCTCTTCTGGAAAAAAGACAAAAAACTCTCCTTTCAGTATGACCGGATACAGGAAGACATGGAATTTCTATCGGGCGTTACCAATCAGCTTGCCATTTTTATAGAGAACAGGTATCTTCAGAAGCATAAAACATTCTTGAAGGAGATCCATCATCGGGTGAAAAACAATCTGCAAAATGTTGCCAGTATTTTACGGATGCAGATCAGACGCCTTGATGGAATCTCAGCAGAGCAGGCATTGAATGACAGCATATCGCGTATAATGAGCATTGCCGTCGTACATGAAACACTTTGCCAGGGTGAAATCGGTATGGTGGATCTGCAGAGGCTTATGGATAATGTAAGCAGGCTGTCTCTTGCGGGTCAGATTGAGCCCAGGATGACAGTGGATATACAGGGGCCGTCAATGATGATCCCCTCAAGAGAGGCCACATCCCTTGCCCTGATCATGAACGAACTGATCCAGAATGCTGCTCGTCATGCCTATAAAGGGCAGAGCGAAGGAAAACTTTCAATAATTCTTGGGGAGAAGGAAAACAACGTGTCGTTGACTGTTCAGGATGAAGGTTCAGGCCTGCCGCACGGCTTCAACCCTGATAAGGACGGTAATCTTGGTCTTACGATCGTCCGCACATTAGTTAAGGACGATCTGCGGGGCAGGTTTACGTTGAGAGGAGAGGGAAGAACTACCGCATGTATTGTATTTCCTTTATTGAAAAATTACTATGACCTGAAACTATGA
- a CDS encoding aldehyde dehydrogenase family protein has protein sequence MPKEYKMYINGEWVDALDGEVYDDLNPYTGEVFAKVPSGKKADARRAIDAATAAFPSWSHTLPAERQALFLKAADILEKKQMEIVGILAEETGCTFGFAMFQTMFTPGLLREAAAQAHQATGEIIPADLPGAFYMAIRQPVGVVAGIGPWNAPLILSLRSICMPIAYGNTAVLKPSTEAAAAGGVVLAEVFHEAGFPKGVLNLVTNGPGGSSEIGDEFIEHPKVRRINLTGSTAVGRQLAEKAGRYLKRVALELGGQNPMIILRDANIDDAVNAAAFGGFLHQGQICMSTRRIIVEKPVAKEFTEKFVAKVSTYKVGNPKEPDTIIGPLINKSQLDQVKNSVDAAVRDGAKILLGGKSEGPCYYPTILANAKLSTPFSCEETFGPVVSVIEVENVEDAIAVANDTMYGLSAAVFTNDLAKGLAIAERIESGMVHINDQTVHDEPQVPFGGVKDSGWGRFGGKAALEEFTELRWISMQLTPRQYPF, from the coding sequence ATGCCGAAAGAATACAAAATGTACATTAATGGTGAGTGGGTAGATGCCCTTGACGGAGAGGTCTATGACGATCTCAACCCTTACACGGGCGAGGTTTTTGCAAAAGTGCCGTCGGGAAAGAAAGCTGACGCAAGGCGGGCTATTGATGCAGCAACAGCAGCATTTCCATCATGGTCGCATACGCTTCCTGCTGAACGTCAGGCTTTGTTCCTGAAGGCTGCCGACATTCTCGAAAAGAAACAGATGGAGATTGTCGGGATTCTTGCAGAAGAAACGGGCTGCACCTTTGGTTTTGCCATGTTCCAGACCATGTTCACCCCCGGTTTACTGCGCGAAGCGGCGGCACAGGCGCATCAGGCAACCGGTGAAATAATTCCTGCCGATCTGCCCGGTGCATTTTATATGGCAATACGCCAACCCGTGGGTGTGGTTGCAGGCATTGGGCCGTGGAATGCGCCTTTGATCCTGTCACTGCGTTCTATCTGCATGCCTATTGCTTATGGAAATACAGCGGTTCTTAAGCCCTCAACGGAGGCGGCTGCAGCGGGCGGCGTAGTGCTTGCAGAGGTTTTTCATGAAGCAGGTTTTCCAAAAGGTGTTTTGAATCTTGTTACCAACGGGCCTGGCGGAAGCAGTGAGATAGGAGACGAATTCATCGAACACCCGAAGGTGCGCCGTATCAACCTGACCGGTTCAACTGCAGTAGGACGTCAACTGGCTGAAAAAGCCGGCCGCTACCTGAAACGTGTTGCCCTGGAACTGGGCGGACAGAATCCCATGATCATCCTGCGCGATGCTAACATTGATGATGCTGTTAACGCTGCAGCATTCGGGGGGTTTCTCCATCAGGGACAGATTTGTATGTCAACGCGGCGGATCATTGTGGAAAAGCCCGTTGCAAAAGAATTTACTGAAAAATTTGTCGCAAAAGTTTCAACTTACAAGGTTGGTAACCCGAAGGAACCGGACACGATCATCGGACCTCTTATCAATAAGTCCCAGCTTGACCAGGTCAAAAACAGCGTAGATGCTGCTGTGCGTGACGGTGCGAAGATCCTTTTAGGCGGCAAGTCTGAGGGACCTTGTTACTATCCTACAATACTGGCTAATGCAAAGCTCAGTACACCATTTTCCTGTGAAGAGACCTTTGGCCCGGTAGTTTCGGTAATCGAGGTTGAAAATGTTGAGGATGCAATCGCAGTTGCAAACGATACCATGTACGGACTTTCTGCTGCTGTTTTCACCAATGATTTAGCCAAAGGCCTGGCCATCGCTGAACGCATCGAATCCGGAATGGTTCATATAAACGATCAGACGGTTCATGATGAACCGCAGGTGCCATTCGGAGGTGTGAAGGATAGCGGTTGGGGCCGGTTCGGCGGCAAAGCTGCACTGGAGGAGTTTACTGAACTGCGTTGGATCAGTATGCAGCTCACTCCGCGCCAGTATCCGTTCTGA